One Nocardioides aromaticivorans genomic window carries:
- a CDS encoding class I adenylate-forming enzyme family protein, with product MTTAKIELNEFQASLRGLSMPAALDRAAAIHGSRLAITHIEGGGPSVTWAEFRDQVSRLRSGLQQLGVRAGDKVGVQLRNQLEFPLTWFAVAEIGAAVVPLNPKYTARECAFVLEDSGASWLVVASDIVQTYVDDGQLTAPVERERIVVVGDRSSIAPGFEDLRAFGELASAEVTPLADYPDQDTVVNIQFTSGTTGLPKGCLLTHRYWIELGVWGSGLYHSERILADHPFYYMQNQGYLMNALAGGGAIYVTAGMSRRKFMDWLVDHEIDMAWIDEGLLDEPVSDKDRRLKLRRAPVAAVPPEELAKLEERFGLLARDFYASTEVGCGTVVPWDRADLAAKGSMGLCFPTRESKIVDENLEEVPPGRSGELCIRGEGMMLGYHNRPEVNAELFLPGGWFRTGDVVRKGADGAHYYEGRLKDMISRSGENIASAEVEYQLLTMPEIDDVGVIPVPDPDRGEEVKAIVVLKAGADVTHVAVVDWARRGLAQFKIPRYVEFRSELPYTASGKVHKAGLKQEAPFNAATVDVTGSGSRTVQGAS from the coding sequence ATGACGACGGCGAAGATCGAGCTGAACGAGTTCCAGGCCTCGTTGCGCGGGTTGTCGATGCCTGCGGCGCTGGACCGAGCGGCGGCTATCCACGGGTCGCGGCTCGCCATCACCCACATCGAAGGTGGCGGTCCGTCGGTGACCTGGGCTGAGTTCCGCGATCAGGTCTCGCGCCTTCGCAGCGGTCTGCAGCAGTTGGGGGTGCGGGCTGGGGACAAGGTGGGTGTCCAGCTGCGCAATCAGCTCGAGTTCCCGCTGACCTGGTTCGCCGTGGCCGAGATCGGAGCGGCTGTCGTTCCCCTCAATCCCAAGTACACCGCACGTGAGTGTGCCTTCGTTCTGGAGGACTCGGGCGCCTCGTGGCTGGTGGTGGCCAGCGACATCGTCCAGACCTACGTCGACGACGGGCAACTGACTGCGCCAGTTGAACGCGAGCGCATTGTCGTGGTCGGTGACCGGTCCTCGATCGCGCCAGGGTTCGAGGACCTCCGGGCGTTCGGGGAGCTTGCCTCGGCGGAGGTCACCCCCCTGGCGGACTACCCCGATCAGGACACGGTCGTGAATATCCAGTTCACGTCCGGAACCACGGGCCTTCCGAAGGGCTGCCTGCTGACGCACCGGTACTGGATCGAGCTTGGCGTGTGGGGTTCAGGTCTCTATCACAGCGAGCGCATCCTCGCCGACCACCCGTTCTACTACATGCAGAACCAGGGCTACCTGATGAACGCCCTAGCGGGCGGAGGTGCCATCTACGTCACCGCCGGGATGAGTCGGCGCAAGTTCATGGACTGGCTCGTCGACCACGAGATCGACATGGCCTGGATCGACGAGGGGCTCCTCGACGAGCCGGTGAGCGACAAGGACCGGCGGCTGAAGCTGAGGCGGGCCCCCGTGGCAGCCGTGCCACCGGAGGAACTGGCGAAGCTCGAGGAGCGATTCGGGCTTCTGGCGAGAGACTTCTATGCCAGCACCGAGGTCGGATGCGGCACTGTCGTGCCGTGGGACCGGGCCGACCTTGCTGCCAAGGGCTCAATGGGCCTGTGCTTCCCGACCAGGGAGTCCAAGATCGTCGACGAGAACCTCGAAGAGGTGCCGCCCGGTCGTTCGGGCGAGCTGTGCATTCGCGGCGAGGGGATGATGCTCGGCTACCACAACCGTCCCGAGGTCAACGCCGAACTGTTCTTGCCCGGTGGCTGGTTCCGAACCGGAGACGTGGTGCGAAAGGGCGCCGACGGCGCCCACTACTACGAAGGCCGCCTCAAGGACATGATCAGCCGAAGCGGCGAGAACATCGCGTCGGCCGAGGTCGAGTACCAACTCCTCACCATGCCGGAGATCGACGACGTGGGTGTCATTCCCGTTCCTGATCCGGACAGGGGAGAGGAGGTCAAGGCGATCGTCGTGCTCAAGGCCGGTGCTGACGTCACGCACGTTGCGGTCGTCGACTGGGCGCGGCGCGGCCTCGCCCAGTTCAAGATCCCGCGCTACGTCGAGTTCCGCTCCGAGCTGCCCTACACGGCGAGCGGCAAGGTCCACAAGGCCGGGTTGAAGCAAGAAGCGCCGTTCAACGCCGCGACGGTGGACGTGACTGGCTCGGGCTCACGGACCGTTCAGGGCGCGTCGTGA
- a CDS encoding TetR/AcrR family transcriptional regulator, whose product MPRYVDPEQRKNDIIDATFEAIAEGGFPQLTVRSLAKRLGGSSTLVTHYFPNRDALLSAMTDRVLSDAESKSAELLEIADPHDRLHAVLEWFLPNTPESLMVERVRVVLVAHIATEPVVADMSARMEPGMRGLMRQALAEFVDPAELEGMVDLLRAWTSGVVLSAVEHPDLWTPERQAAALDRFLSSFELPLSRSAAGAPAVNR is encoded by the coding sequence ATGCCGCGCTATGTCGATCCCGAGCAGCGGAAGAACGACATCATCGATGCCACCTTCGAGGCCATAGCTGAAGGTGGATTCCCTCAGCTGACGGTGCGCTCTCTCGCCAAGCGGCTGGGTGGCTCGAGCACGTTGGTCACCCACTACTTCCCCAACCGCGACGCGTTGCTGTCGGCGATGACCGACCGCGTCCTCAGCGACGCGGAGTCAAAGAGCGCCGAGCTCTTGGAGATCGCCGATCCGCACGACCGGCTCCACGCGGTCCTCGAGTGGTTCCTGCCCAACACGCCCGAGTCCCTGATGGTCGAGCGCGTCCGCGTCGTCCTCGTGGCGCACATCGCGACCGAACCGGTCGTCGCTGACATGTCCGCTCGCATGGAACCCGGGATGCGTGGCCTCATGCGGCAGGCGTTGGCGGAGTTCGTGGACCCGGCCGAGCTCGAGGGCATGGTCGATCTCCTCCGCGCCTGGACCAGCGGCGTCGTCCTGTCGGCCGTCGAGCATCCAGACCTCTGGACACCGGAACGACAGGCAGCGGCGCTGGACCGGTTCCTGTCGTCGTTCGAGCTCCCGCTCTCGCGGTCAGCTGCGGGAGCTCCTGCAGTCAACCGCTGA
- a CDS encoding CocE/NonD family hydrolase produces MTFEILEHVTAAEPVARAEQSMVRMRDGVRLATDVYLPPVPGRHGVVLIRGPYDKNSRYQGLADMAEVFNDRGLVLVAQDVRGKFRSEGVTHPYVSDVADAYDTLDWIIGQSWSNGSVGLVGVSYLGFTVWAGIASGHPAVKGAVPQGTGVNMARHHLGSPWRQDPAPLLGADDLLQIWADNDIRYLSIDYTRAPLIDTFEEAARSIGVRPPALDDYFRRVRTGDVFNPYGDRHPYWTTNVPVLHWSNWFDPGLGPEGLHDFRYFRGAGGRRGLHYLRAESADHGGVRLEDIPYADQQHPWVNDAEHTQVQYRQAIDAADFLLPLLTGRGSLPSPSQRVRWHTGHAGWRTAEDWPPAGVVHRNLFLSAADSALDGSEGGALSHHPDTERATVSWEHDPASPVPSSVTHDEWWTFLASYPDERDFGSRSDVVTFTSEPTPTALDIAGNAVLNVRAATSGPSMHLFAKLLDVAPDGSARPVSHGRTLLERPDLEDLISFELDAVAYRVRPGHRLRLHLASSDYPLWVRHPGTDENPWHAELFEVNHQRLLLGGLDASHLRLPIYPDSGDEGLRL; encoded by the coding sequence ATGACGTTCGAGATACTCGAACACGTCACCGCGGCAGAGCCCGTCGCGCGGGCCGAGCAGAGCATGGTCCGCATGCGCGACGGTGTTCGGCTCGCGACCGACGTCTACCTGCCTCCGGTGCCGGGCCGTCACGGCGTGGTCTTGATCCGCGGTCCGTACGACAAGAACAGCCGCTACCAAGGGTTGGCGGACATGGCCGAGGTGTTCAACGATCGTGGACTGGTCCTCGTCGCCCAGGACGTCCGGGGCAAGTTCCGTTCCGAGGGCGTCACGCACCCGTACGTGTCGGACGTCGCGGACGCCTACGACACCCTGGACTGGATCATCGGCCAGTCGTGGAGCAACGGCAGTGTCGGTCTCGTCGGCGTGTCCTATCTAGGTTTCACGGTCTGGGCAGGCATTGCCTCGGGTCACCCGGCGGTCAAGGGCGCGGTGCCCCAGGGAACCGGCGTCAACATGGCTCGCCACCACCTCGGCAGCCCCTGGCGACAGGACCCGGCCCCGCTCCTCGGAGCGGACGACCTGCTGCAGATCTGGGCGGACAACGACATCCGCTACCTCTCGATCGACTACACCCGTGCACCGCTCATCGACACCTTCGAAGAGGCTGCGCGCTCGATCGGCGTCCGGCCTCCTGCCCTGGACGACTACTTCCGGCGGGTCCGGACCGGCGACGTCTTCAACCCGTACGGCGACCGCCACCCCTACTGGACCACCAACGTGCCGGTGCTCCACTGGAGCAACTGGTTCGATCCCGGTCTCGGTCCCGAGGGACTTCACGACTTCCGCTACTTCCGAGGTGCAGGCGGTCGCCGCGGTCTGCACTACCTCCGCGCCGAGTCGGCGGACCACGGCGGCGTACGGCTCGAGGACATTCCCTACGCAGACCAGCAGCACCCGTGGGTGAACGATGCCGAGCACACGCAAGTCCAGTACCGGCAGGCGATCGATGCGGCGGACTTCCTGCTACCGCTGCTGACGGGGCGGGGCTCGCTTCCGTCGCCGTCGCAGCGCGTCAGGTGGCACACCGGCCACGCCGGATGGCGCACGGCGGAGGACTGGCCTCCGGCCGGCGTCGTGCATCGGAATCTGTTCCTGTCGGCAGCGGACAGCGCCCTCGACGGGTCGGAGGGCGGTGCACTCTCGCATCATCCGGACACCGAACGCGCGACGGTCTCGTGGGAGCACGATCCGGCGAGCCCAGTTCCTTCCTCGGTCACGCACGATGAGTGGTGGACGTTCCTCGCCTCCTACCCTGACGAGCGCGACTTCGGTAGCCGGTCTGACGTCGTGACCTTCACCTCCGAGCCGACTCCGACAGCCCTCGACATCGCTGGCAATGCAGTGCTCAACGTTCGTGCCGCGACGAGCGGTCCGTCCATGCATCTCTTCGCCAAGCTCCTTGATGTCGCGCCTGACGGATCGGCCCGACCCGTCTCGCATGGCCGGACGTTGCTGGAGCGGCCTGACCTGGAGGATCTCATTTCCTTCGAGCTCGACGCCGTCGCCTATCGGGTGCGCCCGGGCCACCGACTCCGGCTCCACCTCGCATCCAGTGACTATCCGCTCTGGGTTCGACACCCGGGCACGGATGAGAACCCTTGGCACGCCGAACTCTTCGAGGTGAACCATCAGCGGCTCCTCCTCGGCGGCCTCGACGCGAGTCACCTCCGGCTTCCGATCTACCCAGACTCAGGGGACGAGGGTCTGCGCCTGTGA
- a CDS encoding ferredoxin reductase family protein — MSTTPAARGWEVSLSSATRPRAAVVDEAVRTVAGLALWVGLLLVAYWWVRDGGLGALGSAGAALTGLGQLSGLVGSVLLLAQVLLMARIPALERAFGQDRLAGLHRTIGFTSFNLVLVHVLTVTWGYAAGSLLAVPTTLWELTWDYPGMLLAAAATLCLVLVVVTSVRAARRRLRYESWHLMHLYAYLGVGLALPHQLWTGGQFTASSARTVFWWGTWIVAAGAVLAWRVGLPVVVNLRHRLRVTSVVGEAPGVWSVYVTGRRLDLLRVEPGQFLTWRFLGAPGRSRAHPYSLSAAPDGCSLRITVADAGDGSRDVATLRPGTRAFVEGPYGRLSPRAREAGASGKVAFLGAGVGITPLRSLLEGMAYPPGAAVYVERYQHTPLFAAEVDQIAAERGARVLRLPGRRRADGSWLPHLSAPVDDVGALRGWIPDVAERDLYVCGPPAWTESVRAAARAAGVPDRQLHIEKFEW, encoded by the coding sequence ATGAGCACGACGCCCGCCGCTCGTGGCTGGGAGGTGTCCCTGTCGTCGGCGACCCGGCCGCGAGCAGCGGTCGTCGACGAGGCGGTCCGCACGGTTGCCGGTCTGGCGTTGTGGGTCGGGCTGTTGCTGGTGGCCTACTGGTGGGTACGCGACGGCGGCCTCGGTGCTCTCGGCAGCGCCGGCGCGGCCTTGACCGGCCTCGGTCAGCTGTCGGGACTGGTCGGCTCGGTGCTGCTGCTCGCGCAGGTGCTGCTCATGGCCCGCATCCCGGCACTGGAGCGGGCGTTCGGCCAGGACCGGCTCGCGGGGCTGCACCGCACGATCGGGTTCACCTCCTTCAACCTGGTGCTGGTGCACGTGCTGACCGTGACGTGGGGGTACGCCGCCGGCTCGCTTCTCGCCGTACCCACCACCTTGTGGGAGCTCACCTGGGACTACCCGGGCATGTTGCTGGCCGCCGCCGCGACGCTGTGCCTGGTGCTGGTCGTGGTGACGAGCGTCCGGGCCGCGCGTCGGCGGCTGCGCTACGAGTCGTGGCACCTGATGCACCTCTACGCCTATCTCGGTGTCGGGCTGGCGCTGCCTCACCAGCTCTGGACCGGTGGGCAGTTCACCGCCTCGTCCGCCCGCACCGTGTTCTGGTGGGGCACCTGGATCGTGGCGGCGGGGGCCGTGCTGGCCTGGCGGGTCGGGCTGCCGGTCGTCGTCAACCTGCGCCACCGGCTGCGGGTCACCTCGGTGGTCGGTGAGGCGCCGGGTGTCTGGTCGGTGTACGTGACCGGCCGCAGGCTGGACCTGCTGCGCGTCGAGCCCGGCCAGTTCCTCACCTGGCGCTTCCTCGGCGCGCCGGGCCGGAGCCGGGCCCACCCCTACTCCCTGTCCGCCGCACCCGACGGCTGCAGCCTGCGGATCACCGTGGCCGATGCCGGGGACGGCAGCCGCGACGTCGCGACACTGCGGCCCGGCACCCGTGCGTTCGTGGAGGGCCCGTACGGACGGCTCTCGCCCCGTGCCCGCGAAGCCGGCGCGTCGGGCAAGGTCGCCTTCCTCGGCGCCGGCGTCGGCATCACGCCGCTGCGGTCACTGCTCGAGGGGATGGCCTATCCACCGGGTGCTGCCGTGTACGTCGAGCGCTACCAGCACACGCCGCTGTTCGCCGCGGAGGTGGACCAGATCGCCGCCGAACGCGGCGCCCGGGTGCTCCGGCTGCCGGGTCGGCGCCGTGCCGACGGATCCTGGCTTCCCCACCTGTCCGCCCCCGTCGACGACGTGGGCGCGCTGCGCGGCTGGATCCCCGACGTCGCCGAGCGCGACCTCTACGTCTGCGGACCCCCGGCATGGACCGAGTCGGTCCGCGCCGCTGCCCGAGCCGCCGGCGTACCCGACCGGCAGCTGCACATCGAGAAGTTCGAGTGGTGA
- a CDS encoding FMN-binding protein has product MRRIALWAASTVSVLVLLFGYHTSSSGPEATTAAPPVSGSLPVSGTSGSSSSSGSPGSSGGSGSASGATTTGDSVDTRWGPVQVAITVEDGTITAVDVPVYPTGNPKDQQINSYALPILVQETLDAQSASIDMVSGATVTSVGYQQSLQSALDQAGL; this is encoded by the coding sequence ATGCGACGCATCGCCCTGTGGGCAGCCAGCACCGTCTCCGTGCTGGTCCTCCTCTTCGGCTACCACACCTCCTCCAGCGGACCCGAGGCGACGACAGCCGCTCCGCCGGTGTCCGGATCCCTCCCGGTGTCCGGGACCTCCGGCTCGTCCAGCTCGTCGGGAAGCCCGGGCTCGTCCGGCGGCTCGGGGTCGGCCTCGGGTGCGACGACGACCGGCGACTCCGTCGACACGCGATGGGGACCGGTCCAGGTCGCGATCACCGTCGAGGACGGCACGATCACGGCCGTCGACGTCCCCGTCTACCCGACCGGGAACCCCAAGGACCAGCAGATCAACAGCTACGCACTGCCGATCCTCGTGCAGGAGACCCTTGATGCGCAGAGCGCGTCGATCGACATGGTGAGCGGCGCGACGGTCACCAGCGTCGGCTACCAGCAGTCGCTGCAGAGCGCGCTCGACCAGGCCGGTCTCTGA
- a CDS encoding FAD:protein FMN transferase, with product MGTTHRRTVEVMGTVVSLALRGRHADGPEVDALWAEVVGVLRHADEVFSTYLPDSPINRWGRGELSLAEAPPEIAEVLALAEEARLLSGGAFDIRATRSQYGGGPDPSGVVKGWAVQRASALLERLADTDFCLSAGGDMVCRTRRVDAEPWWIGIEDPVDPTRLIARVPVHNGAIATSGTVHRGEHIMDPRTGSPARTLRQVTVIGPDLTEVDPEATSAFVLGDEARGWLQARRRTGVLVHTDGRVEVVAPAAGRRVTPVRPGAPRSSGSR from the coding sequence ATGGGTACGACGCACCGCCGCACCGTCGAGGTGATGGGCACCGTCGTCAGCCTCGCCCTGCGTGGCCGCCACGCGGACGGGCCCGAGGTCGACGCGCTCTGGGCCGAGGTCGTCGGTGTGCTGCGCCATGCCGACGAGGTGTTCAGCACCTACCTGCCGGATTCGCCGATCAACAGGTGGGGCCGGGGTGAGCTCTCGCTCGCCGAGGCTCCGCCGGAGATTGCGGAGGTGCTGGCACTGGCCGAGGAGGCCCGCCTCCTGTCGGGTGGTGCGTTCGACATCAGGGCCACCCGGTCGCAGTACGGCGGCGGTCCGGATCCGTCCGGCGTGGTCAAGGGCTGGGCCGTGCAGCGGGCAAGTGCGCTGCTGGAGCGGCTTGCCGACACCGACTTCTGCCTCTCTGCCGGCGGTGACATGGTCTGCCGGACCCGGCGTGTCGACGCCGAGCCGTGGTGGATCGGCATCGAGGACCCGGTCGACCCGACCCGACTGATCGCCCGAGTTCCCGTCCACAACGGTGCGATCGCCACCTCTGGCACGGTGCACCGCGGCGAGCACATCATGGATCCGCGGACGGGCTCGCCGGCGCGGACCCTGCGGCAGGTCACCGTCATCGGCCCCGACCTGACGGAGGTCGACCCAGAAGCCACGTCCGCATTCGTCCTCGGCGACGAAGCCCGCGGCTGGCTGCAGGCGCGACGGAGGACGGGTGTCCTGGTGCACACCGACGGCCGGGTCGAGGTGGTCGCACCTGCAGCCGGCCGGCGCGTCACTCCGGTTCGGCCGGGTGCTCCTCGGTCGAGTGGGAGTCGGTGA
- a CDS encoding MFS transporter produces the protein MSSTTIVTAGPSRTYPSLRAAWIPMAALCLAFFVEMVDNTLLSIALPTIGRDLGSGTTALQWVTGAYSLTFGGLLLTAGSIADRFGRRRVLQVGLVVFGVLSGLVVFVSTAGELIALRAALGVAAAAMAPITNSLVFRLFDDKTLRMRAMTVMILVGMSGFVLGPLLGGTALAHVRWEWLLLVNAPIALVAFVGVHLGVPADDADGLTRDRLDVPGTLLSITGIGLACWSLTSGVEHGWLSALTLASVAGAVGAGLGFVWRERRTDSPMLDLGLFSNGTVRGAVIAQVGTSIAMASVMFGLILHFQYAYGWSPVRAGLANLPIIVTMIAATPLSEGLAARFGHRIACLVGALALTGSLAGLAWGVEHGYSAIAAAMVVMTIGLRTVMTICAIALVDAMPANRTSMGAALNDTAQEIGTSVGTAVVGTLIAALVTAQLPAGTWSSALVQSFFHGERITYGVLAVVVGLVAVVGALTLTDSHSTEEHPAEPE, from the coding sequence ATGTCCAGCACCACGATCGTGACCGCCGGTCCGTCACGCACCTACCCGTCGCTGCGTGCGGCGTGGATCCCGATGGCCGCACTGTGCCTGGCCTTCTTCGTCGAGATGGTCGACAACACCCTGCTGTCCATCGCATTGCCGACCATCGGCCGCGACCTGGGCAGCGGTACGACGGCGCTGCAGTGGGTCACCGGCGCCTACTCGCTCACCTTCGGCGGCCTGCTGCTCACCGCTGGGTCGATCGCCGACCGGTTCGGGCGGCGCCGCGTGCTGCAGGTCGGCCTCGTCGTGTTCGGCGTGCTCAGCGGGCTGGTGGTGTTCGTCAGCACCGCGGGCGAGCTGATCGCGCTGCGGGCTGCCCTCGGCGTCGCCGCCGCGGCGATGGCGCCGATCACGAACTCCCTCGTCTTCCGGCTCTTCGACGACAAGACGCTGCGGATGCGGGCGATGACGGTGATGATCCTCGTCGGCATGTCCGGCTTCGTCCTCGGTCCGCTGCTCGGCGGCACCGCCCTGGCGCACGTGCGATGGGAGTGGCTGCTGCTGGTCAACGCGCCGATCGCGCTGGTCGCCTTCGTCGGCGTCCACCTCGGCGTCCCCGCCGACGACGCCGACGGCCTGACCAGGGACCGGCTCGACGTCCCCGGCACCCTGCTGAGCATCACCGGCATCGGGCTGGCGTGCTGGTCGCTCACCAGCGGCGTCGAGCACGGCTGGCTCTCCGCCCTCACCCTGGCGTCGGTCGCCGGCGCCGTGGGCGCGGGACTCGGGTTCGTGTGGCGCGAGCGTCGTACCGACTCCCCGATGCTTGACCTGGGCCTCTTCTCCAACGGCACCGTCCGCGGCGCGGTCATCGCCCAGGTCGGCACGTCGATCGCGATGGCCAGCGTGATGTTCGGACTGATCCTGCACTTCCAGTACGCCTACGGCTGGAGCCCTGTGCGGGCAGGCCTCGCGAACCTCCCGATCATCGTCACGATGATCGCCGCCACCCCACTGTCCGAGGGCCTTGCCGCCCGCTTCGGCCACCGGATCGCCTGCCTGGTCGGCGCACTCGCCCTGACCGGCTCACTGGCCGGCCTGGCGTGGGGCGTCGAGCACGGCTACTCGGCGATCGCCGCCGCCATGGTCGTGATGACCATCGGACTGCGCACGGTGATGACCATCTGCGCGATCGCGCTCGTCGACGCGATGCCCGCCAACCGGACCTCGATGGGGGCCGCCCTCAACGACACCGCGCAGGAGATCGGCACCAGCGTGGGTACGGCGGTCGTCGGCACCTTGATCGCCGCCCTGGTCACCGCACAGCTCCCGGCCGGCACGTGGAGCAGCGCGCTGGTGCAGTCCTTCTTCCACGGCGAGCGGATCACCTACGGCGTGCTCGCGGTCGTCGTCGGCCTGGTCGCGGTCGTCGGCGCGCTCACCCTCACCGACTCCCACTCGACCGAGGAGCACCCGGCCGAACCGGAGTGA
- a CDS encoding LacI family DNA-binding transcriptional regulator, producing the protein MTTSEAARPGEQGRNVSVKDVASAAGVSVGTVSNVLNRPEKVSPATLEHVQRVIGELGFIRNDAARQLRAGTNRAVGMIVLDVRNPFFTDVARGVELRLGEHRRPLILGSSGQDAERESTYLDLFEEQRVSGLLITPVGKVLPRLRRLRERGTQVVVVDRRTGSREFSSVAVDDVRGGRIAAAHLVEVGRRRLAFIGGPRGLTQIKHRLRGAESVVAEHAGTSLRFVETGTMDADAGRQGAESLLALPAREWPDAIFAANDLVALGVLQALTLAGVRVPDDVAILGYDDIDFAASAAIPLSSVRQPREELGEVATDLLLAAIEDPSAQVRDIVLEPELVVRRSTG; encoded by the coding sequence GTGACCACCAGCGAGGCCGCCCGGCCGGGCGAGCAGGGACGCAACGTCTCGGTCAAGGACGTCGCGTCCGCGGCCGGCGTCTCCGTCGGGACGGTGTCCAACGTCCTCAACCGACCGGAGAAGGTCTCCCCCGCCACGCTCGAGCACGTGCAGCGCGTCATCGGCGAGCTGGGCTTCATCCGCAACGACGCCGCGCGCCAGCTGCGGGCCGGCACCAACCGCGCTGTCGGGATGATCGTGCTCGACGTCCGCAACCCGTTCTTCACCGACGTCGCGCGGGGCGTCGAGCTGCGCCTGGGCGAGCACCGCCGACCGCTCATCCTCGGCAGCTCGGGCCAGGACGCCGAGCGCGAGTCGACCTACCTCGACCTGTTCGAGGAGCAACGGGTCAGCGGCCTGCTCATCACCCCCGTCGGCAAGGTGCTCCCCCGGCTGCGTCGGCTGAGGGAGCGCGGCACACAGGTCGTGGTGGTCGACCGTCGTACCGGTTCACGGGAGTTCTCGTCAGTCGCTGTCGACGACGTGCGGGGCGGGCGGATCGCCGCCGCGCACCTCGTCGAAGTGGGACGCCGCCGGTTGGCCTTCATCGGCGGCCCGCGGGGCCTGACCCAGATCAAGCACCGCCTCCGCGGGGCGGAGTCAGTCGTCGCCGAGCACGCCGGCACCTCGCTCCGCTTCGTCGAGACCGGGACCATGGACGCCGACGCCGGCCGCCAGGGCGCGGAGTCGCTGCTCGCACTGCCTGCCCGCGAATGGCCCGACGCGATCTTCGCAGCCAACGACCTCGTCGCTCTTGGCGTGCTCCAGGCGCTCACCCTCGCCGGCGTCCGGGTGCCCGACGACGTCGCGATCCTCGGCTACGACGACATCGACTTCGCCGCGTCCGCCGCGATCCCGCTGAGCTCCGTCCGCCAGCCCCGCGAGGAGCTGGGCGAAGTCGCCACCGACCTCCTGCTGGCCGCCATCGAGGATCCGTCCGCGCAGGTGCGCGACATCGTGCTTGAGCCCGAGCTCGTCGTACGACGCTCGACAGGCTGA
- a CDS encoding sugar ABC transporter ATP-binding protein produces the protein MSTAAGHEERIAPTLELRDVAKSFGAVAALRSGTLVVDPGSIHALVGENGAGKSTLVKIVAGVHRRDAGVFRLLGQPVDFGSTADSKAAGVAVIYQEPTLFPDLSVAENIFMGRHPLGRGRRIDRTRMYDEASALFARLGVAIDPRRVANGLSIADQQLIEIAKAISLDAKLLVMDEPTAALSGNEVARLFAVARSLRDEGRALVFISHRFDEVFDLCDTVTVMRDGAYVSTHRIAETTEAEIVAKMVGREVAELFPKTPAEIGEVVLEVEDLSSAGEFHDITFQVRAGEIVGLAGLVGAGRSEIARAVFGVDGYDAGRVALNGRPVPKRQPRRAIRAGMAFVPEDRRQQGLVIEGSVAKNVASVIRGGLSKAGLLTASAENRAAGPWAAKLQVKTSALDMRAATMSGGNQQKVVIAKWLATGPKLLIIDEPTRGIDVGTKAEVHRLLSDLAGQGLAILMISSELPEVLGMADRVLVVCEGRLTADLARDVATPENVMAAATRSAQPSSTKEPAAS, from the coding sequence ATGTCGACAGCAGCGGGTCACGAGGAGCGCATCGCGCCGACCCTCGAGTTGCGTGACGTCGCGAAGTCCTTCGGCGCCGTCGCGGCCCTGCGTTCGGGCACTCTCGTGGTGGACCCCGGGTCCATCCACGCGCTGGTCGGCGAGAACGGCGCCGGCAAGTCGACCCTGGTCAAGATCGTCGCCGGCGTGCACCGTCGCGACGCGGGGGTGTTCCGGCTCCTGGGCCAGCCAGTCGACTTCGGCTCGACGGCCGACTCGAAGGCCGCTGGCGTCGCGGTGATCTACCAGGAGCCGACGCTGTTCCCGGACCTCTCGGTCGCGGAGAACATCTTCATGGGCCGGCACCCGCTCGGCCGCGGCCGCCGGATCGACCGCACGCGGATGTACGACGAGGCGAGCGCCCTCTTCGCCCGGCTGGGCGTCGCCATCGACCCCCGCCGGGTCGCGAACGGCCTGTCGATCGCCGACCAGCAGCTCATCGAGATCGCCAAGGCCATCTCGCTCGACGCGAAGCTGCTCGTGATGGATGAGCCGACCGCGGCACTGAGCGGCAACGAGGTCGCCCGTCTGTTCGCGGTCGCGCGCAGCCTCCGCGACGAGGGTCGCGCGCTGGTCTTCATCTCGCACCGCTTCGACGAGGTCTTCGACCTCTGCGACACCGTCACCGTCATGCGCGACGGGGCCTACGTCTCCACCCACCGGATCGCCGAGACCACCGAGGCCGAGATCGTCGCGAAGATGGTCGGCCGCGAGGTCGCCGAGCTCTTCCCGAAGACGCCCGCCGAGATCGGCGAGGTCGTCCTCGAGGTCGAGGACCTCAGCTCCGCCGGCGAGTTCCACGACATCACCTTCCAGGTCCGTGCCGGGGAGATCGTCGGCCTGGCCGGCCTTGTCGGGGCCGGCCGCAGCGAGATCGCGCGGGCCGTCTTCGGTGTGGACGGGTACGACGCCGGGCGGGTCGCGCTCAACGGCAGGCCCGTCCCGAAGCGGCAGCCCCGGCGGGCGATCCGTGCGGGCATGGCGTTCGTCCCGGAGGACCGGCGCCAGCAGGGCCTCGTGATCGAGGGCTCGGTCGCGAAGAACGTCGCGTCGGTCATCCGCGGCGGGCTCAGCAAGGCGGGTCTGCTCACCGCCTCGGCCGAGAACAGGGCGGCCGGACCATGGGCTGCGAAGCTGCAGGTCAAGACGAGCGCCCTCGACATGCGGGCCGCCACCATGAGCGGCGGCAACCAGCAGAAGGTCGTCATCGCCAAATGGCTGGCGACCGGGCCGAAGCTGCTGATCATCGACGAGCCGACCCGCGGCATCGACGTCGGCACCAAGGCCGAGGTCCACCGCCTGCTCTCCGACCTCGCCGGCCAGGGCCTCGCGATCCTGATGATCTCCTCCGAGCTGCCGGAGGTCCTCGGCATGGCCGACCGCGTCCTCGTCGTCTGCGAGGGCCGGCTGACCGCCGACCTCGCCCGCGACGTGGCTACCCCCGAGAACGTCATGGCCGCCGCCACCCGCTCGGCGCAGCCCTCGTCCACGAAGGAGCCGGCTGCATCATGA